From the Chloroflexota bacterium genome, the window GCCACCGGAGAGCTTGGCCAGCCGCTCCTGCAGCTTCTCGCGGTCGTAATCCGACGTGGTGATCTCGATCTGGGCCTTGATCTGCCCGATACGGGCCTGGATTTGGTCGGACTTGCCCCGGCCCTCGACGATGGTGGTCTCGTCCTTATTGGCCACGACGCGGCGGCATCTTCCCAAGTCGTCCAGGGTTGCGCTGTCGAGCTTGCGGCCGGTCTCGTCGGAGATGACGGTGCCGCCCGTGAGGACGGCCATGTCCTGCAGCATCTCCTTTCGCCGGTCCCCGAAGCCCGGCGCCTTCACGGCCAGTGCGTTGATGGTGCCCCGCAGCTTGTTGACGACGAGGGTCGCCAGCGCATCGCCGTCCACGTCCTCCGCGATGATGAGGACTTCCTTCTTGCCGCTCTGAATGATCTTCTCCAGCGCGGGCAGCAGGTCAGCGATGGCGCTGATCTTCTTGTCGGTGATCAGGATGTAGGGCTCCTCGAGGATCGCCTCCATCCGCTCGGCGCTGGTCACGAAATAGGGGCTGATGTAGCCCCGATCGAATTTCATTCCCTCGGTGTACTCGACCTCGAGGGAGAGGCTCTTGCCCTCTTCCACCGTGATGACGCCATCCTTGCCGACCTTCTCGAAGATGTCGGCGAGGATGTTGCCGATCTCTGGATCGGCGGCCGAGATCGTGGCGATGTGGGCGATGTCGTCGCGGCCCTTCACCGGAGTCGCCATCTCGCGGATCGCGTCGACAACGATGTTCAGGCCCTTCTCGAGGCCGCGACGGACCCCCATTGGGTTCGCGCCCGCGGCAACGTTCTTGAAGCCCTCGTGGATGATGGCCTGAGCGAGCACGGTGGCGGTCGTCGTACCGTCGCCGGCGACGTCATTCGTTTTGGTCGCCGCTTCCTTGACGAGCTGGGCGCCCATGTTCTGGAAGGGGTCCTCCAGCTCGATCTCCTTGGCGACCGTAACGCCATCGTGCGTCACGTTCGGGGCGCCGAACTTCTTGTCCAGCGCCACGTGGCGGCCACGTGGTCCCAACGTCGTCTTGACCGCGTCCGCCATCGCGTCAATCCCTTCGCGCAGCGATCGGCGCGCTTCTTCACTGAATTCCAGCTGCTTCGCCGGCATTGGATCTCCTTTCTGATCTCTCTTACGCGTTCTTGGCGCTCGGGTCTATCGCGTCTGAGTTGGCGAGTCTCACTCGGTCACGACGGCGAGGACGTCCGGTTCGCGAAGGATCAATAGCTCTTCGTCGTCGAGCTTGAACTCGGTGCCCGCGTACTTCGCGTACAAGACGGTCTGACCAACTTTGAGGCCCATCTCCACGCGCGTCCCGTTGTCGAGCACGCGGCCCGGCCCAACGGCGATGACGTCGCCCTCCTGCGGCTTCTCCTTGGCGGTGTCGGGAAGCACGATCCCGCTCTTCGTCATCTCTTCCTTCTGCTTCGGACGCACGACGACTCGATCGCCCAAGGGGACAAGCTTGCTCGCGGTCTTGGTCATAGATCTCCCTCCCTCCTCTTGAAGTCTGCGCCGGCCAGTCCTGCACACCGGCTCGTTGGGGTACCTGGGTTTCGGGGTTAGCACTCTCGTGAAGCGAGTGCTAACATCGCCATATCTTAGCGCAAGGGCCGGGCACGTGCAAGCAAAAGCGGCGCGTCCGCGCGAAGGGAAGAGCAAGGCAATCGCGCGGTGTGAGGGACGCCCGTCGGACGAAGCGACGATGCGCGACCAGTGGTAGCCACGCGGACGCGGACCCCACTCCGAGGGGTGCTGGTCGCGTGCGGCCTCGCGCTCGTCGCCTGGGCGCTGGCGTTCCTGCACGTGGTGCCCGGCGCGGACCTTCAGCGGTACGTGGCCCTCACCATCGCCGCGTGGGTATGCTTCGTCGCCGCGGCGCGAACGGTGATCGCCCTCGACACGCGGCCGGGGCGATGGGACTTCGTACTGATCTTCGCCATCGCCATCTTGATGCGTCTACCGCTGCTCTCCATCTCGCCCAGCCTTTCCGACGACGGGTATCGAGCCGTGTGGGATGCGCGGCTCATGCACGCCGGCCTCAATCCGTACGCCTCTGCGCCCAATGACCCCGCGCTCGCACCCTATCGAGACGCGGTGATCTGGCCCCGAGTGAATCATCCGGACCAGCGGACGCCGTACCCGCCGCTGGCCGAGCTTCTCAGCGCTGCCGCGTACGCCGTGCTGCCCGAGCGCCTGATCGCGATTCAGGGCCTCGCCGCTTGCGCGGACCTCGTGTCGGCCGCGCTGCTCGCGATCGTGCTGGCGCGATTCGGCATGGACCCGCGGCGGTGCGTCGTGATTGCCTGGAGCCCGATGGGCGCCGTGCACTTCGCCCATAGTGGCCACAACGACGCGGTGATGATCGCCTTCGTCCTGGCCGCAACCCTGCTCCTGACCGGTCGGCGACGCGTGGCCGCGATGGGGGCGCTCGGCCTCGCGACGATGGTGAAAGCGACGCCGGCGTTTCTCGTGCCGGCCTTCGTTCGAAGCGCCGGCGGGCGGGCCACGCTGGCTTGGGCCGGCGTCTGTGCCTTGCTGACACTGCCGCTCATCGGTGCGGGACCGGGCCTCGTGTTGGGCGTGCTGCGGGAAGCGGGGGACGAGCAGTTCAATGACAGCTTGCACCTGATCGTTCAGCGCATCGCGGCGATGGTAGCGCCCAGCGGCGCGAGCGCCCTCGCGAGCGCGATCGGTCTCGTGGTCGTGGCCGGAGCCGCGGCGGCCGCGTGGTGGTGGGGCGACGGAAGCGCGCGAGGCGCCCTGACGGGCGGAAGCCGCGTGCTGGCGGCGTACGTGCTGGTCGCCCCGGTGGTGGAGCCCTGGTATTTCACCTGGCTCGCGCCGCTGGTGGCGCTCGAGCTGCGGCCGGCGACGGGTCGCGGCTGGCTCCAGATCAACGACGCGCTGGCGTGGCTGTGGCTGATGGGCGCCGGGACGCTGACCGAGGTGGCATATCTGCCCGGAGGAACGGGATGGTGGCCGGCCGTTCGCGCGGTGGAATACGTCCCGGCGCTCTTGTTCTTGTCCATTGGGGGCTGGCGCTGGTGGCGGCGGCGCCGGGCATCGCGGCCCTAGCTGGCGCTCAGTGTCAGCACGTCATCACCGTCACATAATCGTGATGGAACGCGCGGGAGCGCGGTGTTAATATGCCACATGTAGTGGCCGCTCCCCCAAAAGACCACAAGATATTGTGGTACTACGAGGTCAGGACCGCAACCGCTGGAGAATTGAGCCGTTGCTGGGCTCTTTTCTCCGCGACTGGACAAATGAGAACGGTTGTTCTATTCTCAAGGTATCACCACGCGTCGGCGTTGCCGCCAAAGGAGATGGGCTGAATGGTTGACCAGGCCGAACGAACCGATCGTGACCTGCTGCGAGCTCCCAGCGATCTGCCGGAGCCGTCGCTCACGCCCAACTCGCGAACGGTCCTGGAGCGCCGATATCTCCACCGCAAGGATGGCGGTGCTCCGCTGGAGACGCCCAGCGGCGCCTTCTGGCGGGTCGCGCGCGAGGTGGCGCGCGGGAGCGAGCCGTGGGAAGGGCCCGAAGCCATCGAGCGCCGCGCCCGGCGCTACTACTCGGTCATGGCGCGGTTGGACTTCCTTCCGAACTCGCCGACCCTCATGAACGCGGGCAAGAACAACGGGCTGCAGTACTCCGCGTGCTACGTGCTGCCGGTCCCCGATTCTATGGAAGGGATCTTCGAGACCAACAAGCGCACGGCCCTTATTCACAAGAGCGGCGGGGGCACCGGGTTCTCGTTCTCGCGCCTTCGGCCTGCGGGCGACATCGTCGGATCGACCGGTGGCGTCGCGAGCGGCCCGGTCAGCTTTCTCGAGGTCTACAACGCCTCAACGGAGTCGGTGAAGCAGGGTGGCACGCGCCGCGGCGCCAATATGGGTATTTTGCGCGTCGACCATCCCGACATCATGCACTTCATTCGCTGCAAGCGAGACCTGAACGAGCGCAACCAGTACGCTTTCGATTCCGTCGCGGCGGCACTCTCGGCGGACGAGCAAGCGTCTCTGAAGCGGGCGCTCCTCGAAGCGCAGATCAGCAACTTCAATATCTCCGTGGGCGTCACGGATGCGTTCATGCGCGCCTTGGAGGGTGACGGCGAATTCGACCTCATCCAGCCGCGCACCGGTGAGGTGGTGGGTCGGTTGCGCGCGCGCGATGTGTTCAAAGAGATGACGGAATGCGCGTGGGAGACCGGCGATCCGGGCGTGGTCTTCCTCGACCGAATCAACGCTGGCCCGGCCAACCCCGTGCCGGAGATGGGCCCGATCGAGGCGACGAATCCCTGTGGCGAGCAGCCGCTCTACCCGAATGAGGCGTGCAACCTGGGGTCGCTCAATCTGGCGAGCTTCGTCAAACCCCGTGGAACGGGACAGAGCAATGGCCAAGGACATACCAACGGCCACGCCCGGGTGGCCGCGCGCGATCGGATCGATTGGGGACGCATGGAGGAGACGGTTCGCGTCGCCGTTCAGTTCCTGGACGACGTGATCAGCGTCAACCCCTATCCCGATGACCTGATCGATCAGGCCGTGAAAGCCAACCGTCGCATCGGTCTCGGCGTCATGGGCTGGGCGGACCTGCTGGTGCTGCTGGAGGTTCCATACGACAGCCGCGAGGCGTTGGAGCTGGGCTCGGAGATGATGGCCTTCATCAATCGGGTCGGACACGAGGAGTCCGCGCGAATCGCCGAGGAGCGCGGGCCGTTCCCAAATTGGTCGAAGAGCATCTACAAGGATGATCGGCCGCTGCGCAACGCGACGGTGACCACGATCGCGCCGACGGGCACGATCTCGATCATCGCGGGCTGCTCGTCGGGGATCGAGCCCCTCTTCGCGCTCGTCTTTGACCGGAAGGGGTCGCTCGATGGCCAGCTGAGCCTCGAGACGAACCCGATGTTCGAAGAGATCGCCCGCCGCGAGGGCTTCTGGACAGAGGACTTGGCGCGGACCGTACGCGAGCGCGGAACGGTTCGCGGCGTGGGCGCCGTGCCGGACAAGTGGCAGGCGGTCTTTGCCACTGCCCATGACATCGAGCCGAGGTGGCACGTGCAGATGCAGGCGGCCTGGCAAAAACATACGGACAACGCGGTGTCCAAGACGATCAATCTTCCGCACGACGCGTCCGTGGCGGACGTTGCCGCCGCGTATCGACTGGCGTATGAGTTGGGCTGCAACGGCATCACTGTGTTCCGGGACGGCTGCAAGGAGGGCGTGCTGCACGTCGGCGCGGGCACGCCGTCCGAGTCTGGCGCGCAGCTGCCAGCGCGCGAGAGCGTCATCGCGAGCGCGGCGCCCGCGGCGGCGAACGGTTCCGAGCTGGGTGAGCGGCCGCACGCGCTCAGAGGCGTGACGTATCAGATCGAGACCCCGCTCGGGACGGCCTACATCACCGTCAATCACGACGAGCGTGGGGAACCGCTCGAGGTCTTCGTGAACCAGGGGAAGGCGGGAAGTGACATCGCCCCGCTCTCGGAAGCCATTGGGAAGCTCAGCTCGCTGCTGCTCCGGATCCCCTCGGCGATGCCCCCGCGCAAGCGAATGGAGGAGATGATCAAGAAGCTGCGCGGCATTGGCGGCGCCAACAGCACCGGATTCGGTCCGGAACGAACGCGCTCCCTCCCTGACGCTCTGGCGCGGGTCCTGGAGGAGCACCTTGCGGCGCTGAGTGGCGACACGCCGCCAGTTGCCGTGGCCGATCCCGCTCCCACGCCCTCGCGCCTCAATGGGAAGGCGCTGAAGCTGTCGGGCGCGTTCTGCCCGGACTGCGGCATGGCCCTCGTCCACGAGGAGGGCTGCGACAAGTGCTTTACGTGCGGCTACTCGCGCTGCTAAGCCGATCAACGGTTGCGAGACCCGTCTCCCGTTCGAGACGGGTCTCGTATAATCAGGAGTCGCGGCACGACCTCTGATGGCGGGGTAGCTCAGTCGGTCAGAGCGAGCGACTCATAACCGCTAGGTCGTGGGTTCGATCCCCACCCCCGCCACCGGCCTTTCGTCGGCTTCGCTTCCACTCGCCACCAGCCTTGTGCGCGTTTCTTGCCCCAGCAGCCCCTCCTTTCGCACGTCGGAAGCGGCATCGGTGGAGCGTGGTGCGCGCGCGGAGGTGCCCGCGTGCCTCCAGCGCGCGGTCGTTTCAGGGGAGGTGGGGACTCGTGAACGTCAGGCTTTCTCACATCCGCCGGGAGATCACAGATTGCGATAACGCGAACCTTCGTGGCATGCTGAAGGTGCCAGTGACGATCACCGACAGAGATAGCGACGGATTGCTCTCTACGTTTTCGTGTGGGAGGTCACCATGCGCATCATGAGCGTCCTGATCCTCGCAGGACTCCTGGCCCTGGCCGTAACGTCGCCCTGGGGCGAGCCAGCCACCGTCTCGGGGCAGCCAGCAACACCCACCGTCACACCTCCGCCGTCGGCAACGCCGGCGCCTACGGCGACGGTCCCGCCCGGCTCCACCGCCACCGCCACGCCCGCGGCGACTGGCACGGTGACGACCGGGTCGCCGCCGGTCGTGACGAGCATCGCCCCAACGTCCGTTGATTCGACCAATTCCAGCACCATCTCGGTTTCCGGGACGGGCTTCATGCCCGGCGCCGTGATCCAGATCGAGGGACGGTCGCTGCCGACGACCGTTGTATCGCCGACGCTCCTCACAGGCGTGGTCCCCGCCGGCCTGCCGCCCGGGCCCTATGCCATCACGGTGGTCAACCCGGGCATGCCGCCGTCACCGCCGCTCGCCGGTCAATTCAACGTCACCGCCCTCGCGTCCACGCTGTTCGTTCCGGTCGCCATCAAACGATCGAGCGACGACAGCACGGCCATGTTCATCCAGAACATCTCGCCGGGACCGACGTCTGTGAACGTGCAGTTCTACGATCTCAACGGATTCTCTGATCCATCCTGGTCGAGGACGACGCAGCTGGGGGCCGGAGAATCCGCCGTATTCGACCTCTCCGTCATGCCCAACCTGCCGCCGGGGTTCGACGGATCGGCCGTGGTGCAGTCCGCGCAGCCGATCGCCGGCGTCGTGAACCGAACCATCTTCACCGGATCGACGGATCTTGGGTCGGGCGACGTTCAGGCGGCGCAGGCCGCACGCTCGTCGGCGGGCTCCTTCTCCCTCATGGCCGGGCCTGGCGCGCCTCAGGAGTCTGTGCCCGTTGCGTTCGGCGGCTATCACGGCTATTTCACGACCATCAGCGTTCAGAACACGGGTCATGCGCCCGGCAACTACACGATCACCCTATTCCCGACCGGCGTCACCACGCCCATCTCGACGATTCCGCGCGTGATCCCGCCGCTCGCCTCTGCCCGCATCCATCTCGGACCTGAGGTGGGTGTGCCGCCGGACTTCGTGGGGACAGCCGTGGTGGCCGGCGCGGGCTCGCCAATGCAAGTCGCGGCGGAAACGATCCAGATGGATACGGGCGTGCTGCTGAGCTACGCGGGATTCGCCGGCGGCACCAACGTCATGAATGCCCCGCTCTTGTTCAAGAACTACAACGGATGGGTCAGCGGCGCCCAGGTGGTGAACGTCGCGTCGAGCCCGGTCACGGTGACGGCGTCCATCTTCCCACGCGACGCCAACGTCTCCTTCAACCTGGCGCCGCGCACGCTGGCTCCCAACGAGAGCTTCACGTACTACCTCCCCGCCATTCAGGAGCTGCCGGATGGCTTCGTGGGGTCCGGCGTGTTCAACGCGAATGGTCCGATCTCGGTGGTCGTGCAGGAGTTGAACGCCGACCGCGGAACCGGAATGGCGTATTCCGGATTCAACACGGGGACTCCCCAGATCAGCATCCCCGTGGTGTTCAAGGGATCGAACGGCTGGGATTCCGGCGTCCAGGTCCAGAACCTGGGGGCGGCCGATGCGACTGTGAACATCACGTACTATCTGCCCGGTGGCCAGCACGCCGTGGACGCCGCGCTCATCGCCGCCGGCAGCTCGGACACGTTCTATCAGCCCGACAACCCGTCGATTCCACCCAACACCATCGGCTCGGCCATCGTAGCCAGCGTCACTGGGGCGCCGATTGTCGCGATCGTGAATGAGGTGAATTACACGCGTCCAGGCGACGCGTCCATGTCCTACGAAGGCGTCAACTTCTAGCGTCGGCATCACGGGCGCGGCCGGTCCCTCCGGCCGCGCTCCGTCGCCGCGTCCTCGCGTACCGCGCCTTCAACCTGGGCGCCTTCACGAGAAGCAGCCAGAGCGGCTGCGAGCGTTCGTGGCGCAGGTCGGTCGGCGCGATACCCTCGCGCAAATATGACCGACGACGACTTCATCCGCGTTGCCTCCGTTGCCGACGTCGCCCCCGGCGCAGCAGTGGACGTCGAGGTTGATGGCGAAGTGGTCGTGCTTGCCAACGTCGAGGGGGCCATCTACGCCGTCGGCGGATGGTGCCCGCACCTGGGTACCGCCCTTGCGCTGGGAAGCATGAGCGGCCATACCCTGACGTGCTTCGCGCACCTCTGGCGCTACGACGTTCGGAGCGGCGAGCCCATCTGGCCGCCCATGGCCCGAGTCGTTCGTGGGTACGCGCTCAAGGTGTTTCGTGTGCGGGTGGTTGGCGAGGACGTGTACGTCTGCCCGCGACCGATGGGCGGCGGGCTCGGCTGACCTACAGCTCAGTCCATGCGCGCAGGTCGTGGCCCCGGCACGAGCGGGTCAGCTCTCTCGCTTGTGGCGGTAGGGTCCGGTCGGGCTGAGGCTTGTCCCCAGCCGCCCTGGTGCGGTGTTCGACGTCGCGGCGAAGAAACCCCCCGACCGGATTGCGTTACGCGCGCTGGGGTCATGCCCGTGAGAAGTGACTCACTAGTTCATTCGGGCGGCCATCTCGCGCAGGTACCGGCGCCAGGCGCGGAATCGCTCGCTCCTGCGAAGAGACGGCTGAAGCCGCCGCACTTGCTCGATGTCGCGCAGGGCTCTCTGGTACTCGCCCAGCTGCTCCAGGACCGCCGCCCGGTCGCGGCGCGCGTGGTGGTCCTGCGGGTGCAGGAGGACGATTCGGTCCAAGGCCGCGAGCTGTCTGTGCGTGTCCGCGCGTTCCCGATAGATCTCTCTGAGGTTGCGCAACACCCGCACGAGGATCTGGCGGTTGCTGAGCGCGGTGAGCATGTTCCGCTCGAACTTGAGGCGGCCCCCGTGGATCGCCCGGACCCGCTCCGCACAGTCGGCCTCTTGCAGGTCGACCTGACCGGTGAAGGGATCGACGAAGGTGCCGGCGTCTGAAAGCCGCACGAGGAAATGACCGGGAAGACCGACACCGGAGACGGGCAGGCCCAGTCTTCGCGCGATCTCGATGTAGAGGATCGACAGGGTCACGGGGATCCCGCGCTTTCGGTCCATGACCTCGTTGAGAAAGCTGTTCCGGGGATCGTAATAGTCCTCTTCGTCACCGCGGAATCCCTCCTCATGATGGAGGAAGCGTGCCAGCGCCGTCCCCGCCGCGCGGGCATCCTCGGCGTTGTCCACGCGCTCGCGAATCCCGTCGGCCAGGGAATCGATACGGGAGAGATAGGAGCCGACGTCGAGCTGTGGGTATTCCTCGGCAGCGATGAGCAGGCACGTTTCCGCGAGGGGGATTGAGGAGCTGGGGCGATTGACCATTGCCGCAAAGGTCGTGCGGACCCGCAAAATGGACTCGTCCATCACGATCCCTCATGCCGCAGGGCGGGCATGAGGCATTATACGGCCTGGGTTTCGCTAGGACTGGAGCTCCGCGAGGGTCTCCCGAAGCTGGCGGAGGTGCTCCTCCGCGTGACCGGCGAGGAACAAATCCGCGATGCCGTCCATGTGCATCTCGCCGCGCGCCGCGTGAATGCCCGTGACTGTCTCCCACTCTGAGTCGCTATACGAGCTGAGGGCGCGTGCCGCCTCCTCGCTGCCCCGTTGGATAGCGCCGACAAGTTGGTCAAGCGGTTCGGATCGATGCTCTTCGACGAACTTGATGCGCTCGGGGTCGGAAGCCGTGCGTCCGAAGGGCTGCCCGGCATGCTGGCGAAGCCACACGATCTGCTTGGCCCAATAGGGGTAGATCTCCGCGGAGTGGGCGGCCAGCTCGAGGAGTGACCATTCGCCGGGCTTTGGAGGCCGGGCCAAGAGCTCCGGCGGGACGCGCTGGATCTGCTCCACGAAAGCCGCCACAGCAGCCCGAAGCCGCTCAGCCTGTCGCTGCCCGCGAGTTGTTTGCATCGGCACCTCCTGGGGCCGTCAGTATACTTTTTGGTGGGACACGATCCGCAATGGCGCGGCTCGGTTTTGGGAGCTGCGCAGCTCCCTCCTGGAATTCACGCCGATCAGGAGGTAGTGCGATGCGAGTAGGTGTGTTAACTGGCGGGGGCGATGCCCCCGGCCTCAACGCGGCCATTCGCGCCGTCGCTCGGCGGTGCTTCGAACTCGGTGACGAGCCCATCGGGATTCGCAATGGATGGGCTGGACTGATGGGAGCGGGAAACGTTCGCCCGCTTCAGCCGACCGACGTCTCGGGAATTCTGCACCTCGGCGGCACGATCCTGGGCACGTCCCGGACCAACCCCTTCAAAGAGGATCACGGTAGCCAGCAGGTTCTGGAGAACCTTCAGCGTGCCCAGATCGACGCGATCGTGGCGATCGGTGGCGATGATACCCTCTCCGTCGCCTGCCGCCTGAGCGATCTGGGCGTGCGGGTGGTTGGGGTACCCAAGACCGTGGACAACGATCTCTCCGAGACCGACTACTGCATCGGGTACGACACGGCCGTGACCGCGGTCGTCGACGCGTTGGATCGTCTCCACGCGACCGCCAGCGCGCACCATCGCGTCTTGGTGACCGAGGTTATGGGTCGCGACGCCGGCTGGGTAGCCGTGGCGGGAGGATTGGCTGGCGGCGCGGACTTCATCGTGATTCCCGAGGTTCCCATCGATGTGGATCGCATTTGCGAGCATCTTCGTCGGCGATTCGCGATGGGGAAGGAGTTCTCTCTCATCGTGGTGGCTGAGGGCGTCACGATGCCGGAGGTGGTGTCGAAAGAGGCGATCCGCGAAGTCGACGCCTTCGGACACGTTCGGCTCGATCGACGCGGAGTCGGCGAAACGCTGTCGCGGGTCATAGAGCAGCGCACGGGACTGGAAACGCGGGTCATGGTCCTCGGTCACCTCCAGCGCGGCGGCAGCCCGTCCGCCATCGATCGCATCTGGGCGACGCGCTTTGGCGTCGAGGCGGTCGACGCGGTCCATGATGGCGCTTTTGGTGTGATGGTTTCGCTGAAGGACGGACGCCTCAGGCGCGTCTCCATTGCGTCCGCCGTCGGGCGGATGAAGACCGTCGACCTCGGCCTTTATCGGCTGGCAGAGATCTTTTATTGAGTCTGGGCGGGCCGTCGTACGACACGGATGGCACGCGCGATGAAGGCGCCGCGCGGCCCGGCCCTTCCCAGCGCCAGAACGCTATCGCCGACCTGTATAGCGTCGAGCCCCGCCGGACGCTGGTTGATCCAGATTTTCGTGGCCGGGCGCACGATGGCGACGTGCCGGCCGGTGCGCGCGACGATCGCGATCCGTTGGCCGCGAATCCCGCGCACGATGCCCAGGACCAGATGCTGCTGAGGCCGAACGGCGAGAGCCTGCTCCGAACCGTCGGAATCCCGTGCCGGGCCAGCGCCCGGGGCGCTCACCGTGACATTGGGGCCGGGCGCGGCAGTGGCGGCTCCGGCCGCAGTCCCGCCTACGAGGGCGCTGAGTCCGGCCAGGGCAACGGCGGCAATGGCGACGGCGCGACGGGCGCGCGCGCTCATGGCCATCCCCCGTCCCGGTCGAGCGCGCGGAACCGAGCGTCAGGCTGAAGCATCAACGATCCACCATAGGCCAACAGCAGGATGCCCAATGCGACCGCGCCGACGTGCGCCCAGGGGATCAGGTCGATGGTGGCGAGGGCGACGTCGACCGGGGCGGCGAGAACGAGGTCGAGGTCTGTCCGGACGGCGTCCGCCAGCACGAGCGCACCCGAGGCGCTCAACTGGCGTCCCGCGAGGAACGAGAACGTGGCGATCAGGACGAGCGCGGGCGCCAGGATGATCCGTCCAATGCGACGGCGCGCCCGGGCGCGGGCGGCTATCGTCTCCAGGATACGAGCCTGGAGGTCCGGGGGCGGCTCCACGCGTTCGAGGCGCGCAAACAATCGGTCGACGTCGTCGGGCGCTGGCTCGATGCTCATCAATCCTCCATCCTAGGGACGCGGCAGGTCCCCTTTCAGTTTCAGCGATAGCGACCAAGCTCGCGGCGGAGTTGAGATTTCGCCCGTTGGAAGAGGGTTTTTGCCGTGTTCTCCGGAATGCCGAGGCTTTCGGCGACCTCGGCGAACGTCAGCCCTCCGAGGTATCGCAAGAGAACGACCTCTCGATTCCGAAACGGTAACGCGTCGATGGCCGCCTGGATCGCCTGCTGGAGCTCGGCACGCTCGTAGATCTCCTCGGGCAGCGGGTCAGCGTCGGCCGGATCGAGATCGGCTGCTTCCTCTCCGCGAGTCAGCTCGGACATAGGGACTGCCCGGCGTCGGCGAAGGAGGTCGATGCACTTGTTCCGGGCGATTCTGAGAAGCCACGCACGGAACGGCGCGTCCTGCCGCCAGCCGCGAGCGGATGCGAAGAGCTGGATAAACGTCTGCTGGGTCGCATCGCTCGCATCCGCGGGATCACCCAGCAGATGCACGGCGAAGTTGAAGATGGTCGCGGTGTGCCGCTCGACGAGGGCCTCAAACGCGGTCGAGTCGCCGTCGCGGAACCTTCGCACCAGTTCCTGGTCTGGCAGCTGCCCTCGCTCCAACGAGCACCTCCGACCTCGCGATTATCCGAGGGCGTGCCATCGCGGACAACTCGATGGGCCGTCTGAAACTTTTTGCCCCGCCGGTCCGTCATTCTTGTAATCGCGTCCCTGATGAACACCCACTCCAACGGGCGTCGCGCCACAGGAGGAGGAGATGAGTATCGAGTCCAATCTGCGAAGAGTTGCGCACTTACTGCGTCGGGCGGGCTTTGGCGGAAGCCCAGATGAGATTCGATCCTACGCTGGCATGGACTTTGACCAGGCCGTCGACCACCTGGTCGATTACGACGCGGTCGCAAACGACGCGCTCGAGGCGTCCGTGGCGGATCTGGAGGAGACCCTGGGAACCGCGCGGCTGCCGGCGATCCAGCACATCTGGCTTCACCGAATGCTGAGCACAGCCCGTCCCCTCGAAGAGAAGATGACCTTGTTCTGGCACGACCACTTCGCCACGGCGAACTACAAGGTGGGTCGTCCGCCCGCCATGTACGCACAGATTGGGCTCTTGCGGGCCAACGCGATGGCCGACTTTGGCACGCTCCTGCGCGCGGTCTCGCGCGACCCGGCCATGCTCCGCTGGCTCGACAACAACACAAACCGCAAGAGCAGCCCCAACGAAAACTACGCCCGGGAGCTGATGGAGCTTTTCACACTGGGGTCGGGGAATTACACCGAGCTGGACGTGCGCGAGGCGGCGCGCGCGTTCACCGGCTGGTTCTTCAATCGCGACGGCGAATTCGTCTTCAATCGAAACCAGCACGACTTCGGTGAAAAAACGTTCCTCGGTCAGACCGGCCCATGGGACGGCGATGACGTTCTGGACATCATCCTCCAGCAGCCCGCTGCCGCGCCCTTCAT encodes:
- a CDS encoding DUF1800 domain-containing protein, with the protein product MSIESNLRRVAHLLRRAGFGGSPDEIRSYAGMDFDQAVDHLVDYDAVANDALEASVADLEETLGTARLPAIQHIWLHRMLSTARPLEEKMTLFWHDHFATANYKVGRPPAMYAQIGLLRANAMADFGTLLRAVSRDPAMLRWLDNNTNRKSSPNENYARELMELFTLGSGNYTELDVREAARAFTGWFFNRDGEFVFNRNQHDFGEKTFLGQTGPWDGDDVLDIILQQPAAAPFIAEKLYRFFVHDHPSSDTIARLADQFRASGYSIRELVRAILHSPDFLSDDAYHGVVKSPAELFIGMMKQFGVREIPKSAPGLLRRMGMDLFNPPNVAGWDWGAGWISSATLLERANAAGLLTAQRGNNQKFGPNPAAIIDALGIRTPDQLVDALAQLLVDGDVSAATRAHLLQYVAHGYSGPTDAFFADPQRTDRAVRGAAHLIMITPVYQMA